Below is a genomic region from Brassica rapa cultivar Chiifu-401-42 chromosome A08, CAAS_Brap_v3.01, whole genome shotgun sequence.
ACTTATAAATAAATCAGACTTGTTATTTCAACGAACAAATTTATGaattacttatttataactaatgtgatatttaaggtatttatttaaattttaataattatttttatatatcatatcaacaTAAACACTGAATTGAATATTtgaaatacttatatatatttcaaatatttgtaTTAACTATATTTTCGGGTTATCCATTCGGGTAGATTAATAACACTTCAAGTTCGGATATGTTTCAATCCACCCTACAAAACccgttcaaatttttttttttacattttagatCAGATAACAAATCAAgtttttcggttcgggtttggttcggatCTCGAACTCTAAATTTTATGCCCAGCCCTAGATTAAAGACCACCATCTTTCAGATTTCTTCTACAAGAAATCTCTGATGGTTCAGAACTACCACCAAAACCGAGATGGTATAGAAGACATTCACCCCAAACATTCACCATAGAGAAACAAACGATCATTGctaaataaaacatttacacTGCATACGACTTGCACGCAATCAGCATCATTAATAATCACCACTCCTCGATCGTGATCCCTCGCTTAACAACCAGATATCACCCGGTTTGCTTTAGACTGCACCATGACACCATGTCCACAACACGTACCACAATCTTCCTTGAATGTAACAGCATATTGATTGGTATATATAAGTGTGATCTCATTTCCTTTGAAGACGCACCCATAGCCAAATTAGAAACAGTCAGAATCAACATCACTTGACTCACAACCGCTGCTATTTGCTCCCTAAGCGATAATTGGATTTATCCCTCTCTTTCCAGTGCTTAGAAGCTACTCGTGATCATCATGTATTAATTCTGCTGCCGATTACACCAAGGCTCAGTCGCCTTGATTCACCCTTTGCTACCGGTCACTTACTCATACATCATTGGTCGGTACTGCCAATAAACTCGATTGATCATGATCCCATCGTTATCGTACATCCCCCGCAGACACTGCTAGGCAGCCATTACTCGAGTGACAACCACCACCTACGAACAAGATCAACCCTCCGACCCTCATTCTCTCTTTCACCATCTGTTTCCATCTCTGTTTTCTCTGTGTTTATCCAACTGTCTGTCCAGAAACTTGTGTCTTGATTACTCTCCAAAATGCTATTTATAATTGCTTGACGACCACCGCTCTGCGCCTAGACTTGTCAGTAACTGCTCCGTGGCAGTTACTCCGGATAAACCGGTAACTAATTTTTCCCTCCGTCAACTACCCAATCCACTAACCGTTTAATGAGCGGTATCTACTCTTCAAGTTTTGTGCAGATTTTGTGTTTGGTCTAACACATGGTGGGTTTGTTGGAACAAAATTTGTTGTCAGTTTACAGGAAATCATATAACTGCCCTGCAACAGTTAATCGTCCAATAACGGCCCTAGTTACGCTTAGTAACCACTCAAATAATTGTTCCCATCAATTCTCTTTTGTCATTCCGTTGATGTTTAGCTTAATAATCATACTGGCCAAAACATCAATCAGTCAGTCCATACACCAACTAATTCTTGGATGACAAGTTTAATTGTCTTGTCTAAAACTGGCCAGCTTTGTCTGACAAGCTAAACCGATATGTTCTGTCCTTGCTGTATAGTCCTAATCCGACCAATCTTCTAACCAAACCCATCCTTAAACTGTTCACACTCAATCCACCCCTGATTAGTGATTACATGCTTATGAATCagttaattgtttttttcttttgagatGAAGAGAAAAACTTAGTTACACAGATCTTTATATATGCTGCAAATGTACATAGGTCATGCTAATCTTATACATAGGTCATGCTAATCTACtttatatatttctaattttaCGGGATGTGCCCGAATGGACGTATTTGTGATATTCTATTCTTTTGTACTCAACTGAAAGCGTATCTTTTATATTAGTAACTGTATATTTTTGGCTGTTCATATAATAAACATTTTATTCTTTCGATCGTTTGCTTTTGTTTGTAACGTGAAAAAAGTGATTAAACTATAGTCTTTTGTATCCATTATAGAAAAGCAAACCTTTACATGTAACGACTTGTGCAAACAAAAAGCCATAACTACGCCTCTGATTAGTGATTACATTGCACATGAATcaaacaattgtttttttttccttttgagaAGAAAAACTACACAAATCTTCACATAAGTTGcgaaggaaaaaaaagaaaaaaagaaaaataagtaTTAACGTTAATTAGTGTCCACGGCCTCTCTTGCTCGGTCCAGACGCTAATCGGAAAGCCAAGCTCCTCATCAAAGGAATCCTCGAGCTGTTCGCAGCACCAGCCGCTGAGAAAAAGCTAAAACCACCGCCGTCTACGGCGGCCATTTGATCACAGCCGTTCATCTGCTCTGTTCTCAGAGCTCTGCAATCAACTCCAGAAATAATCAAAGACATATGCACCAATAAGATGGTGAATAACACGATCAGAAGCTTTTTCTCCATATCGATCTTTAACACTTCACTTTATTGCTTCTCTCTCTAAGTCTtagtgtctctctctctctttgagaATTTTGGCTTTGTAAAATGAGTTGTTGAGTTATGAGATGAAGGGcatgtgtgtatgtatatataggtgtgtgtgcgtgtgtgagCAAAGGGCATTTCTTGACCAGCAATTAAATGCTAGTGTAATTTGATTTGGACTTCGCGTTTTCTTtatattaagtatatataaaagtaagcTTTATGGCCATTGAATATTTCAGGTTTCATGTTTTTTACAATGTGTATGCATATTTCTCCAACCTACTTCTCTTGGCTAAGAGATATTGTTGGCCTCTTGACTATggggaaaatataaaatataatggtcataatagtaataaaaaaagaaattgaagAAAACTACAAGACGTTGTAAAAAGTGGAATTTATTTGTAGTTGTGTCTAATGTGAAGAGACAAAATATTGTTGAACGAAAGAAACTAACAAAGAAGCGTTGAAGAGAAAAGTCTTAGGAGTGTTGTTGAGTTGTCAACTTTTGACTTTTGTTCGACGCCGGTTCTTGGTTGTTACGGTGAAGTCGCGTTCGTCGGAAGGGGCAAAAAGGTAACTAAACGCGAGTTCTCAGTTCCTTTTGTGCTGTCTAGTGAAGACATGGCACCGTCTAACCCAGTGGCACATGCCCTTCGTTAACGTGCTTtcgttttctttttggttttcgttttttttttcctgaccatctgattttattttgagaaattagcagcaataaccaaaaaataatataattcccaaattaatcatataatttgTTAGACTGATATTAGTAGATTCATACTACTATATATTGAtcctactttttttttatcaacatatATTGTTCCTACTTACCTTtacgttttcttctttttattacttttcttttcttcttttaattctctctttttttggacatt
It encodes:
- the LOC108870572 gene encoding uncharacterized protein LOC108870572, with protein sequence MEKKLLIVLFTILLVHMSLIISGVDCRALRTEQMNGCDQMAAVDGGGFSFFSAAGAANSSRIPLMRSLAFRLASGPSKRGRGH